A genome region from Taeniopygia guttata chromosome 5, bTaeGut7.mat, whole genome shotgun sequence includes the following:
- the SRP14 gene encoding signal recognition particle 14 kDa protein isoform 3 (isoform 3 is encoded by transcript variant 3; The RefSeq protein has 1 frameshift compared to this genomic sequence) yields MVLLESEQFLTELTRLFQKCRTSGSVFITLKKYDGRTKPVPRKGHVESFEPADNKCLLRATDGKKKISTVVSSKEVNKFQMAYSNLLRANMDGLKKKDKKSKAKKX; encoded by the exons atggtgctgctggagagcGAGCAG TTCCTGACCGAGCTTACAAGGCTCTTCCAGAAGTGCAGGACCTCCGGGAGCGTTTTCATAACGCTGAAGAAAT ATGATGGTCGAACAAAGCCAGTTCCACGCAAAGGCCATGTAGAAAGTTTTGAACCAGCAGACAATAAGTGTCTCCTGAGAGCAACtgatggaaagaagaaaattagcACAGTG GTGAGCTCAAAGGAAGTAAATAAATTCCAGATG GCATATTCAAATTTGCTAAGGGCCAACATGGATGGCTTGAAgaagaaagacaagaaaagcAAGGCCAAGA AGTAA
- the SRP14 gene encoding signal recognition particle 14 kDa protein isoform 1 (isoform 1 is encoded by transcript variant 1) — protein MVLLESEQFLTELTRLFQKCRTSGSVFITLKKYDGRTKPVPRKGHVESFEPADNKCLLRATDGKKKISTVVSSKEVNKFQMAYSNLLRANMDGLKKKDKKSKAKKSKATQ, from the exons atggtgctgctggagagcGAGCAG TTCCTGACCGAGCTTACAAGGCTCTTCCAGAAGTGCAGGACCTCCGGGAGCGTTTTCATAACGCTGAAGAAAT ATGATGGTCGAACAAAGCCAGTTCCACGCAAAGGCCATGTAGAAAGTTTTGAACCAGCAGACAATAAGTGTCTCCTGAGAGCAACtgatggaaagaagaaaattagcACAGTG GTGAGCTCAAAGGAAGTAAATAAATTCCAGATG GCATATTCAAATTTGCTAAGGGCCAACATGGATGGCTTGAAgaagaaagacaagaaaagcAAGGCCAAGAAGAGTAAAGCAACACAGTGA